CCTGCATCATCATTGGATTTCGATGGATAAGATTTCGCCTCACATGCCAGTGGCGGTAATGGCGAGCGAAGATGCGAGATTCCTGAAGCATCACGGTTTCGACTTCAATGCCATCGAGAGTGCGGCGAAGAATAATGCACGTGGTGGAAAGGTGCATGGAGCCAGTACCATCAGTCAGCAGACTGCTAAGAATGTCTTCCTGTGGCCTGGCCGTTCATGGACCCGCAAGGGATTTGAAGTCTACTTTACCTTCCTCATCGAAATGATGTGGAGCAAGCAGCGCATCATGGAGGTTTATCTCAACAGCATAGAGATGGGACCGGGTATATATGGTGTGGATGCGGTTGCAGAATATCATTTCGACAAGAAAGCGAAAGATCTGTTTCGTGGCGAGTGTGCGCTGATAGCAGCTACACTTCCTAATCCGCGCAAATTCAGTTCGCTGCATCCTAGCGCTTATATGAAGAAGCGCCAGCGACAGATAGAACATCAGATGAGATTTATCCCTACCTTCCCTCGTGAGGGCGAAGATTTCGACCCGGGCACGGCTGTGGGAGGATATAGGGTGAAGTAATACTTAGTTGATAGTTTATAGTTTATAGTTGATAGGGGTGACCTTAAAATAGTTTTTTGCCTCAAATATTGATTCATGGATTTACTGAACGACTTGAACGAAGCGCAGCGTGCTGCGGTAGAATATATTGACGGACCTTCGCTGGTGATAGCCGGTGCAGGTTCGGGTAAGACGCGTGTGCTTACTTATAAAATAGCTTATCTCCTGAGCCAGGGCATGAAACCCTGGAGCATCATGGCGCTCACCTTTACCAACAAGGCGGCTAGGGAGATGAAGGAACGTATCGGAAAACTGGTGGGAAATGATCTCGCCCAGCATCTCTATATGGGTACCTTCCACAGCATCTTCTCCCGAATCCTGAGAGCGGAGGCTGAGCATATCGGCTTCAACAACAACTTTACCATTTATGACGAAAGTGACTCGCGCTCGCTGATCAAGGCGATAGTGAAGGAGATGGGGCTGGATGATAAGAAGTATAAGCCTGCTGCCGTTCATGCCAAGATTTCGATGGCGAAGAACAACCTGATGAGTGCTGCGGCTTATGAGAGCGATGCGACTATCTTCGAGCAGAACAAGCGTGCGCAGATGCCTGAGGTTGGTAAGATTTTCGTGGCTTACGTGCAGCGCTGCAAGCAGGCCAATGCCATGGATTTCGATGATTTGCTGATGCTTACCTATCAGCTCTTCAGGGAGCATGAGGATATTCGCCACAAATATGCCGCCCGCTTCGATTATGTTCTGGTGGATGAGTATCAGGATACCAATCACGTTCAGATGTCTATCGTCATGCAACTCTGTCAGGAGAAGCAGCGTGTTTGTGCCGTGGGTGATGACTCGCAGAGTATCTATAGTTTCCGTGGTGCCAATATCGATAATATTCTCAACTTTCAGCGCCAGTTTCAGGGCACGCGTCTCTTCAAACTGGAGCAGAATTACCGTTCTACCCAGACCATCGTTGAGGCGGCTAACAGTCTGATCAAGCATAACCGCAACCAGATTCCTAAGGA
This Segatella copri DSM 18205 DNA region includes the following protein-coding sequences:
- the mtgA gene encoding monofunctional biosynthetic peptidoglycan transglycosylase, whose product is MILKKIKNIVKWVVVLFFSTTILAVVAYRFIPVYVTPLMFIRCFQQVADGESITLHHHWISMDKISPHMPVAVMASEDARFLKHHGFDFNAIESAAKNNARGGKVHGASTISQQTAKNVFLWPGRSWTRKGFEVYFTFLIEMMWSKQRIMEVYLNSIEMGPGIYGVDAVAEYHFDKKAKDLFRGECALIAATLPNPRKFSSLHPSAYMKKRQRQIEHQMRFIPTFPREGEDFDPGTAVGGYRVK